The following proteins are encoded in a genomic region of Drosophila miranda strain MSH22 chromosome 4, D.miranda_PacBio2.1, whole genome shotgun sequence:
- the LOC108162706 gene encoding protein peste, whose protein sequence is MTSHLRYCVRLGIILLGICSIAGGIYLFHHWIEMFTRMRGKEMALSPTSRSFEGWKISPLPLYFDVYIFNWTNPEDFYVGSGKKPHFQQLGPYRFREKPDKVNIAWHNQNASVSFRKKSVFYFDADGSKGSLTDVVTQVNSVAHSAARRAADSWLGRVSVNMAIRMYDQRITITRSADEWLFKGFEHPFISLGKIIRPDDVPYTRIGFQYPRNGSSEFDGEINMFTGADDISKMGQIYTWNNLTHTGAFPGVCGQVRGSMGEFFPPNLSTNDSVYMYMPKMCRAVPLDYTETVTVHGITAYKYSGTEHAVDNGTLFTDTSCYCVGGKCRPIGVIDIGPCSFNASVFMSFPHFYKGDPSYVEAVEGLKPEKEKHEFFMTLEPNAGVPMDVGGGFQANYYMEPVKGIDIYDKVPSVMLPMMWCEERVRVTEEIAADIALVPLIVLLGQIVTGILLAGGLICTCWYPTRQVTQFCHSDPKAKANALRPLTTFAVNPAAATLPVSQLFRHNTNAGGNERVGVRLLDYRRDSGLQEQQDSSSGSENSPRERLINETSPDVIVR, encoded by the exons GAAATGGCTCTCAGTCCCACCTCACGATCTTTCGAGGGCTGGAAGATCTCACCGCTGCCACTGTACTTCGATGTTTACATTTTCAATTGGACAAATCCGGAGGACTTTTATGTGGGTTCTGGCAAGAAGCCACACTTCCAGCAGTTGGGACCCTATCGGTTTCGGGAGAAGCCCGACAAAGTGAACATTGCCTGGCACAATCAAAACGCTTCCGTGTCGTTCCGCAAGAAGTCTGTCTTTTACTTTGATGCCGATGGCAGCAAAGGCAGTCTCACGGATGTTGTCACGCAAGTGAATTCCGTAGCGCAT TCAGCGGCTAGACGAGCAGCCGACTCATGGCTGGGCAGAGTCAGTGTCAATATGGCCATCAGAATGTATGACCAGCGAATCACCATAACGCGGTCGGCCGATGAGTGGCTCTTCAAGGGCTTCGAGCATCCGTTCATCAGTTTGGGAAAGATTATTCGGCCGGACGATGTGCCATATACCCGTATTGGTTTTCAGTATCCACGAAATGGCAGCTCCGAGTTCGATGGCGAAATAAACATGTTCACGGGTGCCGATGATATCTCGAAGATGGGACAGATCTACACGTGGAACAATCTAACGCATACGGGCGCCTTTCCGGGCGTCTGTGGTCAAGTCAGGGGCTCAATGGGAGAGTTCTTTCCCCCCAATTTGAGCACCAACGACAGCGTGTACATGTACATGCCGAAAATGTGTCGTGCCGTGCCCTTGGACTACACGGAAACGGTGACAGTTCATGGGATTACCGCCTACAAATACAGTGGCACCGAGCACGCCGTCGACAATGGCACCCTCTTTACGGACACGAGCTGTTATTGCGTCGGCGGCAAGTGCCGGCCCATTGGCGTCATCGATATTGGACCCTGCTCCTTCAATGCCTCGGTGTTTATGTCGTTCCCACATTTCTACAAGGGCGATCCCAGCTATGTGGAAGCGGTGGAGGGCCTGAAGCCGGAGAAGGAAAAGCATGAGTTCTTCATGACGCTGGAGCCGAATGCCGGTGTCCCCATGGATGTGGGCGGCGGCTTCCAGGCCAACTACTACATGGAGCCTGTCAAGGGAATAGA TATCTACGATAAAGTACCAAGCGTCATGCTTCCCATGATGTGGTGCGAGGAGAGGGTACGCGTTACGGAGGAGATTGCCGCCGATATAGCGCTGGTGCCGCTCATTGTCCTGCTCGGACAGATTGTGACTGGTATACTGCTGGCGGGCGGTCTCATCTGCACCTGCTGGTACCCCACGCGACAGGTGACACAATTCTGTCACAGTGATCCCAAGGCCAAGGCTAATGCCTTGCGGCCGCTCACCACCTTTGCCGTAAATCCGGCGGCAGCCACATTGCCCGTGTCCCAGTTGTTCCGCCACAACACGAACGCTGGGGGCAACGAACGTGTTGGAGTCCGTCTGCTGGACTATAGGCGAGACTCTGGACTGCAGGAGCAAcaggacagcagcagcggcagcgagaACTCTCCAAGGGAGCGACTGATCAATGAAACGTCTCCCGATGTGATAGTTAGATAA
- the LOC108162711 gene encoding protein FAM151B isoform X1, producing the protein MLFKSIAAALDQSSLSVLCLLLALVSKINGAALNASHYQYYRVEGLEGTQVADLPLGIVVLQDQDMGKTIIRAANLTAIRWAHAVNSQQLLDEALAGDIEFIEADIVLGKLSGGDGDGDDMPVMAHPPANVSDLTLQAFLNQIKDFNDLHEGNEKGVKLDFKSIDVFEGSLDILDATIPSMSYPIWINADIISGPVDQNKTVPVDPNRFFAGCMRYKQAVLSIGWTTNWGAEFREGEYTQDQCDAMVETLAFNNVLSTGQGITFPVRAGIAANSEEQLHKLVAAVNETNESTLTIWSSDGDYVDVDKLRKLIFGFGVERVYLDVPEDLAAKLDLGNAGNGAGTFNSLVSFSFISLCFYAFSSWLKQ; encoded by the exons ATGTTATTCAAGTCCATTGCCGCCGCTCTAGACCAGAGTTCATTGTCGGTATTATGCCTGCTGCTTG CGCTCGTGTCCAAAATCAATGGCGCGGCTCTGAATGCCAGCCATTATCAGTACTATCGTGTGGAGGGACTGGAGGGAACACAAGTTGCCGATCTGCCTCTTGGTATAGTGGTGCTGCAGGATCAGGACATGGGCAAGACCATAATCAGGGCGGCCAATCTGACCGCCATCCGATGGGCTCATGCGGTCAACAGTCAGCAGTTGCTCGACGAGGCCTTGGCTG GTGACATTGAGTTCATTGAGGCGGACATTGTGCTGGGAAAGCTTTCcggcggcgacggcgacggcgacgatATGCCCGTGATGGCTCATCCGCCGGCAAATGTCTCCGACTTGACGTtacaggcattcctgaatcagATCAAAGACTTTAACGACCTTCACGAGGGCAACGAGAAGGGAGTCAAGCTGGATTTCAAGTCCATAGATGTGTTCGAGGGCTCCTTGGACATCCTCGATGCGACCATACCAAGT ATGTCCTATCCCATTTGGATCAATGCTGACATTATCAGTGGCCCCGTGGACCAGAATAAGACCGTGCCCGTAGATCCGAATCGGTTCTTTGCCGGTTGCATGCGGTACAAGCAGGCAGTCCTCTCCATCGGGTGGACCACCAACTGGGGAGCCGAATTCCGCGAGGGCGAATACACCCAAGATCAGTGCGACGCAATGGTCGAGACGCTCGCCTTCAACAATGTGCTGTCCACGGGCCAGGGCATTACTTTTCCGGTCCGTGCGGGCATAGCGGCCAATAGCGAAGAGCAGCTTCACAAACTGGTGGCCGCTGTCAACGAGACCAACGAGAGCACACTGACCATCTGGTCCTCCGACGGTGACTATGTGGATGTAGACAAGCTGCGTAAGCTTATATTCGGATTTGGCGTGGAGCGTGTCTACTTGGATGTGCCCGAGGACCTGGCCGCCAAACTGGATCTGGGCAATGCTGGCAACGGTGCGGGCACCTTCAATTCTCTGGTTAGCTTCAGCTTCATCAGCCTCTGCTTTTATGCATTTTCCAGTTGGTTAAAGCAGTAG
- the LOC108162711 gene encoding protein FAM151B isoform X2 has protein sequence MGKTIIRAANLTAIRWAHAVNSQQLLDEALAGDIEFIEADIVLGKLSGGDGDGDDMPVMAHPPANVSDLTLQAFLNQIKDFNDLHEGNEKGVKLDFKSIDVFEGSLDILDATIPSMSYPIWINADIISGPVDQNKTVPVDPNRFFAGCMRYKQAVLSIGWTTNWGAEFREGEYTQDQCDAMVETLAFNNVLSTGQGITFPVRAGIAANSEEQLHKLVAAVNETNESTLTIWSSDGDYVDVDKLRKLIFGFGVERVYLDVPEDLAAKLDLGNAGNGAGTFNSLVSFSFISLCFYAFSSWLKQ, from the exons ATGGGCAAGACCATAATCAGGGCGGCCAATCTGACCGCCATCCGATGGGCTCATGCGGTCAACAGTCAGCAGTTGCTCGACGAGGCCTTGGCTG GTGACATTGAGTTCATTGAGGCGGACATTGTGCTGGGAAAGCTTTCcggcggcgacggcgacggcgacgatATGCCCGTGATGGCTCATCCGCCGGCAAATGTCTCCGACTTGACGTtacaggcattcctgaatcagATCAAAGACTTTAACGACCTTCACGAGGGCAACGAGAAGGGAGTCAAGCTGGATTTCAAGTCCATAGATGTGTTCGAGGGCTCCTTGGACATCCTCGATGCGACCATACCAAGT ATGTCCTATCCCATTTGGATCAATGCTGACATTATCAGTGGCCCCGTGGACCAGAATAAGACCGTGCCCGTAGATCCGAATCGGTTCTTTGCCGGTTGCATGCGGTACAAGCAGGCAGTCCTCTCCATCGGGTGGACCACCAACTGGGGAGCCGAATTCCGCGAGGGCGAATACACCCAAGATCAGTGCGACGCAATGGTCGAGACGCTCGCCTTCAACAATGTGCTGTCCACGGGCCAGGGCATTACTTTTCCGGTCCGTGCGGGCATAGCGGCCAATAGCGAAGAGCAGCTTCACAAACTGGTGGCCGCTGTCAACGAGACCAACGAGAGCACACTGACCATCTGGTCCTCCGACGGTGACTATGTGGATGTAGACAAGCTGCGTAAGCTTATATTCGGATTTGGCGTGGAGCGTGTCTACTTGGATGTGCCCGAGGACCTGGCCGCCAAACTGGATCTGGGCAATGCTGGCAACGGTGCGGGCACCTTCAATTCTCTGGTTAGCTTCAGCTTCATCAGCCTCTGCTTTTATGCATTTTCCAGTTGGTTAAAGCAGTAG
- the LOC108163249 gene encoding E3 ubiquitin-protein ligase msl-2 isoform X1, whose translation MTAQTVYQKVVRLSLRSAVNLSKRRLDELSSGIGELRQLLSCVVCCQLLVDPYVPKGKHCHHYVCRLCIRGRKRLMSRCRQCEDCSDFKTYEENRLMAIQLLCYKTLCVHLLQSSMFTQLAGQFPDLSHVAQFPRIRLPPMTTQEFIREGTNYDDIRDTFLPQPDLPFLKNLPLSLPAETPPTTAATTPELPYEQNLPEQLSITDIEIEAAATAEQSQFSHPLPLMPTGSRMGLMAVQPPFILNEGSLSTEAGYTENSWNELEQVDLSDAVSMSSFPNNTTGYAMTYVVPTAASTPFEAHPPGALQIGQVVRIEATPQPALLAITTAEVELFPSQKRKIAQLDMEQEQELQNQAVAPASVSQLVLQQEQELQNQAVAPASVSQLVLQQEACLENVSHDTAYLQNIIQDEAYLENVSQEEGYLETVSQESFLESVSQLVNPEIVSQEKSQEMVHQDTIQESVYQEKSQEMVHQDTMQESVYQEISQEISRQDVVQESASQDTSAESVTEEIYKEIVIEEVYQESASQEAGTQEQSVIKEIYQEIVRPSASQESESKKTSKEESVAEEIYQEIVRSSPSQESASKKTSKEESVAEEIYQEIVRPSASQESESKKTSKEESVAEEIYQEIVRSSASQESASKKTSKEESVAEERYQDVATPSASQESASKKTSKEESVAEERYQDVATPSASQESASKKTSKKESVAEERYQDVATPNKKASQEKDVVEEVARTCEEFSEEERLTEELYQEIARTSAPQETSSQATSQENASSDESYEEVTSSEEELSSSQEYTPTTTTKGKKKDTKINPASSKRSCAITEHPFKFKANKAPSPTRIQGPVSNPVPVPVPVPVPVPAKLSSTKTSVKSSAKTTTKSTTTGSSRRSAGKTKEKPPKPICRCGTSGVAVNPKTTCRNTRCPCYRSGNTCTNCHCVGCQNPHKTDFLDSDDDDEELELENLEPPSLPNPQSEKKSTTTTETPTAATTAKAIATPTAKATSTKEVNAEKAASSQGGISLVPLCNLQQSQHPLVIVQNENGEYQGFNIFQGTVPIDPATVGFLRVQLQNNDPKSKVPQYAYVMPHPTLMASDVAPPPAPAPAPAPEPKPKPKTVSVEQPPAKKFKPAIKRSARLRGFAPRNTIDELVSGGSSAISNSAAGDRLSATDNAHSLFEEIMSGSDGL comes from the exons ATGACGGCTCAAACGGTTTACCAGAAAGTCGTCAGACTGTCCCTTCGCTCGGCCGTAAATCTGTCCAAGCGGCGCCTGGATGAGCTGAGCTCTGGGATCGGAGAGCTGCGCCAGCTGCTGTCATGTGTGGTGTGCTGCCAACTGCTGGTGGATCCATATGTTCCGAAGGGGAAGCACTGCCATCACTATGTGTGCCGGCTGTGCATAAGAGGACGCAAGCGGCTGATGTCGCGGTGCAGGCAGTGCGAAGACTGCTCCGATTTCAAGACCTACGAGGAGAACCGTCTAATGGCCATACAGTTGCTCTGCTACAAGACGCTCTGTGTCCATCTGCTGCAGTCTTCGATGTTCACCCAGCTAGCTGGACAGTTTCCGGATTTGAGCCATGTGGCACAGTTTCCACGCATCAGGCTGCCGCCCATGACAACGCAGGAGTTCATCAGGGAAGGGACCAACTATGATGATATACGGGACACATTTCTGCCACAGCCGGATCTGCCCTTCCTGAAGAATCTTCCCTTATCTCTGCCTGCGGAGACTCCGCCCACCACTGCGGCCACAACTCCCGAGCTGCCGTACGAGCAAAACCTTCCCGAGCAACTGTCCATCACGGACATTGAAATAGAGGCAGCCGCCACAGCAGAGCAGTCTCAATTTTCACATCCGCTGCCCCTAATGCCGACAGGGTCGCGGATGGGTCTAATGGCCGTCCAGCCGCCGTTCATTCTGAACGAAGGCTCCCTGAGCACTGAAGCCGGCTACACGGAGAACAGCTGGAACGAGCTGGAGCAGGTGGATCTATCGGATGCAGTCTCTATGTCCAGCTTCCCCAACAACACAACGGGCTATGCCATGACCTATGTAGTGCCCACGGCTGCATCGACTCCCTTCGAAGCGCATCCCCCGGGTGCGCTCCAAATTGGTCAAGTGGTGAGAATAGAAGCGACCCCACAGCCAGCTCTGTTGGCCATAACGACAGCTGAGGTTGAGCTGTTCCCCTCCCAAAAGAGAAAGATAGCCCAGCTGGATatggagcaggagcaggagctgcaAAACCAGGCGGTAGCCCCAGCGAGCGTTAGCCAGTTGGtgctccagcaggagcaggagctgcaAAACCAGGCGGTAGCCCCAGCGAGCGTTAGCCAGTTGGTGCTCCAGCAGGAGGCATGTCTGGAGAATGTGAGCCATGACACAGCATACCTGCAGAATATCATCCAGGATGAGGCATACCTGGAGAATGTCAGCCAGGAGGAGGGATACCTGGAGACCGTGAGCCAGGAATCATTTTTGGAGAGTGTCAGCCAGCTTGTAAATCCGGAGATTGTCAGCCAGGAGAAATCACAAGAGATGGTCCACCAGGATACCATTCAGGAAAGTGTCTACCAGGAGAAATCTCAAGAGATGGTCCACCAGGATACCATGCAGGAAAGTGTCTACCAGGAGATTTCTCAAGAGATTTCCAGACAGGATGTAGTGCAGGAAAGTGCCAGCCAGGATACATCTGCAGAGAGTGTCACCGAGGAAATATACAAAGAGATTGTCATTGAAGAGGTATACCAGGAGAGTGCCAGCCAGGAGGCTGGCACGCAGGAGCAGAGTGTCATCAAGGAGATATATCAGGAGATTGTGAGACCCTCCGCATCtcaagagagtgagagcaagaAGACGTCGAAGGAGGAGAGTGTTGCCGAGGAGATATATCAAGAGATTGTCAGATCCTCCCCATCTCAAGAGAGTGCCAGCAAGAAGACGTCGAAGGAGGAGAGTGTTGCCGAGGAGATATATCAAGAGATTGTGAGACCCTCCGCATCtcaagagagtgagagcaagaAGACGTCGAAGGAGGAGAGTGTTGCCGAGGAGATATATCAAGAGATTGTCAGATCCTCCGCATCTCAAGAGAGTGCCAGCAAGAAGACGTCGAAGGAGGAGAGTGTTGCCGAGGAGAGATATCAAGATGTTGCCACACCCTCCGCATCTCAAGAGAGTGCCAGCAAGAAGACGTCGAAGGAGGAGAGTGTTGCCGAGGAGAGATATCAAGATGTTGCCACACCCTCCGCATCTCAAGAGAGTGCCAGCAAGAAGACGTCGAAGAAGGAGAGTGTTGCCGAGGAGAGATATCAAGATGTTGCCACACCCAACAAGAAGGCATCGCAGGAGAAGGATGTCGTCGAGGAGGTTGCCAGGACCTGTGAGGAGTTTTCGGAGGAGGAGAGGCTTACCGAGGAGCTATATCAAGagattgccagaacctcagcACCTCAAGAGACTTCCAGCCAGGCGACATCGCAAGAGAATGCCAGCTCGGATGAGTCATATGAAGAGGTGACCTCCTCAGAGGAAGAACTGAGTTCCAGCCAGGAGTACACACCAACCACCACCACCAAGGGCAAGAAGAAAGACACGAAAATTAATCCTGCTAGTTCAAAGCGCTCCTGCGCCATAACCGAGCACCCTTTCAAATTTAAAGCAAATAAAGCTCCGTCACCGACACGCATTCAAGGACCAGTTTCTAATCCTGTGCCTGtacctgtgcctgtgcctgtccctgtccctgccaAACTTTCTTCCACCAAAACGTCTGTTAAATCCTCCGCAAAGACAACTACTAAGAGTACTACGACGGGATCATCTCGTAGGAGTGCAGGAAAGACGAAGGAAAAGCCACCGAAGCCCATATGCCGTTGCGGAACCTCTGGAGTGGCTGTCAACCCCAAAACGACCTGTCGCAATACCCGCTGCCCCTGCTACAGGTCCGGCAATACTTGTACAAATTGTCACTGCGTTGGTTGTCAAAATCCGCATAAGACGGACTTCCTCGATtccgatgacgatgacgaagAATTGGAATTGGAAAACTTGGAGCCCCCATCACTCCCCAATCCCCAGAGCGAGAAAAAgtctacaacaacaacagaaacaccaacagcagcaacaacagcaaaggCAAtagcaacaccaacagcaaaGGCAACCTCAACAAAGGAGGTAAATGCCGAAAAGGCTGCTAGTTCCCAAGGCGGTATAAGTTTAGTGCCCCTTTGCAATCTTCAACAGTCCCAACATCCTTTGGTTATCGTTCAGAACGAGAATGGGGAATATCAAG GTTTCAACATCTTCCAAGGCACCGTACCGATTGATCCTGCCACGGTTGGCTTTCTGCGTGTCCAGCTGCAGAATAACGACCCCAAAAGCAAGGTTCCTCAGTATGCGTACGTGATGCCACATCCTACACTTATGGCTTCGGATGTTGCAC
- the LOC108163249 gene encoding E3 ubiquitin-protein ligase msl-2 isoform X2: MTAQTVYQKVVRLSLRSAVNLSKRRLDELSSGIGELRQLLSCVVCCQLLVDPYVPKGKHCHHYVCRLCIRGRKRLMSRCRQCEDCSDFKTYEENRLMAIQLLCYKTLCVHLLQSSMFTQLAGQFPDLSHVAQFPRIRLPPMTTQEFIREGTNYDDIRDTFLPQPDLPFLKNLPLSLPAETPPTTAATTPELPYEQNLPEQLSITDIEIEAAATAEQSQFSHPLPLMPTGSRMGLMAVQPPFILNEGSLSTEAGYTENSWNELEQVDLSDAVSMSSFPNNTTGYAMTYVVPTAASTPFEAHPPGALQIGQVVRIEATPQPALLAITTAEVELFPSQKRKIAQLDMEQEQELQNQAVAPASVSQLVLQQEQELQNQAVAPASVSQLVLQQEACLENVSHDTAYLQNIIQDEAYLENVSQEEGYLETVSQESFLESVSQLVNPEIVSQEKSQEMVHQDTIQESVYQEKSQEMVHQDTMQESVYQEISQEISRQDVVQESASQDTSAESVTEEIYKEIVIEEVYQESASQEAGTQEQSVIKEIYQEIVRPSASQESESKKTSKEESVAEEIYQEIVRSSPSQESASKKTSKEESVAEEIYQEIVRPSASQESESKKTSKEESVAEERYQDVATPSASQESASKKTSKEESVAEERYQDVATPSASQESASKKTSKKESVAEERYQDVATPNKKASQEKDVVEEVARTCEEFSEEERLTEELYQEIARTSAPQETSSQATSQENASSDESYEEVTSSEEELSSSQEYTPTTTTKGKKKDTKINPASSKRSCAITEHPFKFKANKAPSPTRIQGPVSNPVPVPVPVPVPVPAKLSSTKTSVKSSAKTTTKSTTTGSSRRSAGKTKEKPPKPICRCGTSGVAVNPKTTCRNTRCPCYRSGNTCTNCHCVGCQNPHKTDFLDSDDDDEELELENLEPPSLPNPQSEKKSTTTTETPTAATTAKAIATPTAKATSTKEVNAEKAASSQGGISLVPLCNLQQSQHPLVIVQNENGEYQGFNIFQGTVPIDPATVGFLRVQLQNNDPKSKVPQYAYVMPHPTLMASDVAPPPAPAPAPAPEPKPKPKTVSVEQPPAKKFKPAIKRSARLRGFAPRNTIDELVSGGSSAISNSAAGDRLSATDNAHSLFEEIMSGSDGL; this comes from the exons ATGACGGCTCAAACGGTTTACCAGAAAGTCGTCAGACTGTCCCTTCGCTCGGCCGTAAATCTGTCCAAGCGGCGCCTGGATGAGCTGAGCTCTGGGATCGGAGAGCTGCGCCAGCTGCTGTCATGTGTGGTGTGCTGCCAACTGCTGGTGGATCCATATGTTCCGAAGGGGAAGCACTGCCATCACTATGTGTGCCGGCTGTGCATAAGAGGACGCAAGCGGCTGATGTCGCGGTGCAGGCAGTGCGAAGACTGCTCCGATTTCAAGACCTACGAGGAGAACCGTCTAATGGCCATACAGTTGCTCTGCTACAAGACGCTCTGTGTCCATCTGCTGCAGTCTTCGATGTTCACCCAGCTAGCTGGACAGTTTCCGGATTTGAGCCATGTGGCACAGTTTCCACGCATCAGGCTGCCGCCCATGACAACGCAGGAGTTCATCAGGGAAGGGACCAACTATGATGATATACGGGACACATTTCTGCCACAGCCGGATCTGCCCTTCCTGAAGAATCTTCCCTTATCTCTGCCTGCGGAGACTCCGCCCACCACTGCGGCCACAACTCCCGAGCTGCCGTACGAGCAAAACCTTCCCGAGCAACTGTCCATCACGGACATTGAAATAGAGGCAGCCGCCACAGCAGAGCAGTCTCAATTTTCACATCCGCTGCCCCTAATGCCGACAGGGTCGCGGATGGGTCTAATGGCCGTCCAGCCGCCGTTCATTCTGAACGAAGGCTCCCTGAGCACTGAAGCCGGCTACACGGAGAACAGCTGGAACGAGCTGGAGCAGGTGGATCTATCGGATGCAGTCTCTATGTCCAGCTTCCCCAACAACACAACGGGCTATGCCATGACCTATGTAGTGCCCACGGCTGCATCGACTCCCTTCGAAGCGCATCCCCCGGGTGCGCTCCAAATTGGTCAAGTGGTGAGAATAGAAGCGACCCCACAGCCAGCTCTGTTGGCCATAACGACAGCTGAGGTTGAGCTGTTCCCCTCCCAAAAGAGAAAGATAGCCCAGCTGGATatggagcaggagcaggagctgcaAAACCAGGCGGTAGCCCCAGCGAGCGTTAGCCAGTTGGtgctccagcaggagcaggagctgcaAAACCAGGCGGTAGCCCCAGCGAGCGTTAGCCAGTTGGTGCTCCAGCAGGAGGCATGTCTGGAGAATGTGAGCCATGACACAGCATACCTGCAGAATATCATCCAGGATGAGGCATACCTGGAGAATGTCAGCCAGGAGGAGGGATACCTGGAGACCGTGAGCCAGGAATCATTTTTGGAGAGTGTCAGCCAGCTTGTAAATCCGGAGATTGTCAGCCAGGAGAAATCACAAGAGATGGTCCACCAGGATACCATTCAGGAAAGTGTCTACCAGGAGAAATCTCAAGAGATGGTCCACCAGGATACCATGCAGGAAAGTGTCTACCAGGAGATTTCTCAAGAGATTTCCAGACAGGATGTAGTGCAGGAAAGTGCCAGCCAGGATACATCTGCAGAGAGTGTCACCGAGGAAATATACAAAGAGATTGTCATTGAAGAGGTATACCAGGAGAGTGCCAGCCAGGAGGCTGGCACGCAGGAGCAGAGTGTCATCAAGGAGATATATCAGGAGATTGTGAGACCCTCCGCATCtcaagagagtgagagcaagaAGACGTCGAAGGAGGAGAGTGTTGCCGAGGAGATATATCAAGAGATTGTCAGATCCTCCCCATCTCAAGAGAGTGCCAGCAAGAAGACGTCGAAGGAGGAGAGTGTTGCCGAGGAGATATATCAAGAGATTGTGAGACCCTCCGCATCtcaagagagtgagagcaagaAGACGTCGAAGGAGGAGAGTGTTGCCGAGGAG AGATATCAAGATGTTGCCACACCCTCCGCATCTCAAGAGAGTGCCAGCAAGAAGACGTCGAAGGAGGAGAGTGTTGCCGAGGAGAGATATCAAGATGTTGCCACACCCTCCGCATCTCAAGAGAGTGCCAGCAAGAAGACGTCGAAGAAGGAGAGTGTTGCCGAGGAGAGATATCAAGATGTTGCCACACCCAACAAGAAGGCATCGCAGGAGAAGGATGTCGTCGAGGAGGTTGCCAGGACCTGTGAGGAGTTTTCGGAGGAGGAGAGGCTTACCGAGGAGCTATATCAAGagattgccagaacctcagcACCTCAAGAGACTTCCAGCCAGGCGACATCGCAAGAGAATGCCAGCTCGGATGAGTCATATGAAGAGGTGACCTCCTCAGAGGAAGAACTGAGTTCCAGCCAGGAGTACACACCAACCACCACCACCAAGGGCAAGAAGAAAGACACGAAAATTAATCCTGCTAGTTCAAAGCGCTCCTGCGCCATAACCGAGCACCCTTTCAAATTTAAAGCAAATAAAGCTCCGTCACCGACACGCATTCAAGGACCAGTTTCTAATCCTGTGCCTGtacctgtgcctgtgcctgtccctgtccctgccaAACTTTCTTCCACCAAAACGTCTGTTAAATCCTCCGCAAAGACAACTACTAAGAGTACTACGACGGGATCATCTCGTAGGAGTGCAGGAAAGACGAAGGAAAAGCCACCGAAGCCCATATGCCGTTGCGGAACCTCTGGAGTGGCTGTCAACCCCAAAACGACCTGTCGCAATACCCGCTGCCCCTGCTACAGGTCCGGCAATACTTGTACAAATTGTCACTGCGTTGGTTGTCAAAATCCGCATAAGACGGACTTCCTCGATtccgatgacgatgacgaagAATTGGAATTGGAAAACTTGGAGCCCCCATCACTCCCCAATCCCCAGAGCGAGAAAAAgtctacaacaacaacagaaacaccaacagcagcaacaacagcaaaggCAAtagcaacaccaacagcaaaGGCAACCTCAACAAAGGAGGTAAATGCCGAAAAGGCTGCTAGTTCCCAAGGCGGTATAAGTTTAGTGCCCCTTTGCAATCTTCAACAGTCCCAACATCCTTTGGTTATCGTTCAGAACGAGAATGGGGAATATCAAG GTTTCAACATCTTCCAAGGCACCGTACCGATTGATCCTGCCACGGTTGGCTTTCTGCGTGTCCAGCTGCAGAATAACGACCCCAAAAGCAAGGTTCCTCAGTATGCGTACGTGATGCCACATCCTACACTTATGGCTTCGGATGTTGCAC